Proteins encoded within one genomic window of Cucumis sativus cultivar 9930 chromosome 3, Cucumber_9930_V3, whole genome shotgun sequence:
- the LOC101208009 gene encoding ESCRT-related protein CHMP1B gives MGNTEKLLNQIMELKFTAKSLQRQARKCEKEEKSEKLKIKKAMEKGNMDGARIYAENAIRKRTEQMNYLRLSSRLDAVVARLDTQAKMSTINKSMGSIVKSLESTLATGNLQKMSETMDQFEKQFVNMEVQAEFMENAMAGSTSLSTPEGEVNSLMQQVADDYGLEVSVGLPQPAAHAVPARETEKIDEDDLSRRLAELKARG, from the coding sequence ATGGGTAACACGGAGAAATTGTTGAACCAGATCATGGAATTGAAATTTACGGCGAAATCACTTCAACGCCAAGCGAGAAAGTGCGAGAAGGAGGAAAAATCCGAGAAGCTCAAGATCAAGAAAGCCATGGAGAAGGGAAACATGGATGGAGCACGAATTTATGCTGAGAATGCAATCCGGAAACGTACGGAGCAGATGAATTATCTCCGACTCTCTTCGCGCCTCGATGCTGTTGTGGCTCGTCTCGACACGCAGGCAAAGATGTCCACCATAAACAAATCTATGGGCTCGATCGTCAAATCCTTGGAAAGTACTTTGGCCACTGGTAACTTACAAAAGATGTCGGAGACCATGGATCAATTTGAGAAGCAGTTTGTGAACATGGAGGTACAAGCTGAGTTTATGGAGAATGCGATGGCGGGTTCGACATCTCTCTCGACGCCGGAGGGAGAGGTGAACAGCTTGATGCAACAGGTGGCCGACGATTATGGATTGGAGGTTTCTGTGGGTCTTCCACAGCCGGCAGCTCACGCTGTTCCGGCCAGGGAGACCGAGAAAATCGACGAGGATGACTTGTCAAGGCGGCTTGCTGAGCTTAAGGCGAGAGGGTAA